gtgagctaggctgatgccacagcactcactctagcctgggcaacatagtgagaatctgtctcaaaaaggaaaaaaaaagaggcctcTGGAAGATTCCAGCCCCCTGGGCCTTCCCAAATGGGGCAGAAACAAAGCATCGCCACAATTCTTGTCTGAATTTTTGACCTATAAAATTCATGAGCATAACAAAATGGTTTACATTCTCCCCCCTGCAATTCACAGACCAGAGAGTAAAAAGTCTTTTTAGACCATTTCCTTTAGTTTGGTATATGAAAATGCAGTCATCATTGATGTTGGAGTTGAAAAGAAGGGCAATCTTCCCCTAGAACCTTCAACACCAGCCAGAAACTCCTGACATTTTGATGCATGGTGGTCCCCAGCTCACTGAGAGCAATGTTATTCCAGACACGTGGGATTATTGCATCTCACTGGGGGTGCTTTCTACTGTGCAGAGAGAAAGGTGACCAACTGCAAGAGACTCTAAGTGGTGGACCAGTGAGTGCTGGATTTCAGGCACCCTGCCTGGCTTTCAGGCTCCAGGGCTCTTCCTGTCACTGGAATGTTCTCTGAAGCACACCCAAGGCCCTAGAATCACTGGCTCCATCATCTGTCCAAAGCCAGGTTTCCAACCCTGCAAGGGGTGTTAGTACACCCACCAGGTTTGCTGACCTTTGCGTGACAAAGGCAGGTACAAAGGCTTGGTGTAGCTTAGGGAGAGGAGAATCCCAGTCTGATCGTCAAATTTTATACATTCATCAGGATTCGGAGGCCTAAGCAATGGAtgtatctgtttttgttttatatctttagaGATAGGAACTAATACTTACTGTACATCTCCAGCCAGGAAAGAAGTGCTTCTGGGTTagcattaaaaacatttgctcCCTCGGGATAACTTCTGAGTTGATCTTCCAGTCTGAATCACAAGCCATGTGACTTATTCAGGCCTCTGTTGAAAACTGTGTTGTGTCAAGGTCAAAAACCCTACAAATTTCACTGGAATTCATCCGGGTCACCCAGCAACACCCTCCCCACTTACTTTTCTTACAAATCCAGTCTTTTGGTTTCAGTATCAATTTTAGCTTAACCTTCAGTTAAATCTCCTCAGTCAAAGGGCTAAATCAGAGTGTCCCAAACTTCCACCTTGTGACACTCATAGGCACTAGAAtgggagaggaagacagagatggaaggggagagagacagagagagaaacagaaagagaggcagagacagagacagaataaGGACTTTCTGGGTAGGAAGTTATTTCACTAGTCTGGGACATGAACAATTcactaaataaaactattttacagTGACTAAAGAACAGTCAACTGAGGATCTTTAATATCATTTTACGAAATATAACTACCCGAGttttgaaagaaatcaaacaacacaCGATAGCCACTGGGTATGAATCCCCCTCCATCCTATACCTGAGAAAAATTTAATTCATGATAGAATTAAATAGCTCTTCAGCTCTAGAATGCAGTCCATGAACACTAAGAATGGGAATTATTCTCCTCTCCAACCTTATTTCTAACACTCTTTATTAGAAGGCAGCGTATGTACCTGATTTCTAAGTTCATATGCGGAAGTTTATATTCCGCATATGCTGGAAAGTTCAGAGCCTCCCTCATCTCCCAGTTCCCATCTGAGCCAATTTCTGGCCTCTGTCCCTTTAAGAGAAACCCCACTCCTCCCACCCAGGTAAATGGAGTAGAGTGTTTATAGTTGCACCCGGATCTGCAAAATTGTATTAAAGGCCACAGCAGAGCTATCCAAGCCCAGGGATCCATTTTACCAGCCAAAGATAATTTTGGAAagaacaaatgctttttttttttgagatggagccttactctgtcacctgggctagagtgccatggcgtcagcctcgctcacagaaacctcaaactcctggggctcaagtgatcctcctgcctcagtctcccaagtagctgggactacaggtatgtgccaccatgcctggctaatttttctatttttagtagacacggggtctggctcttgttcaggctggtctcaaacttctgacctcaggtgatcctctggccttggccttccagagtgctaaatgttccttctttcttctccctgtgtctaCTTCCTCCCTGTTTGCAGGAACCCAGTTAGGTCATGGAATCAGCCCTGCTTTGTGTCTTTCCTCAAGGTCTCGGACAGTGCCCACACCCAACCCGACCTGCCACAGCCCTTTTCTGAGGTTGGAGGGCACTTAACATCCACACCCTACAATTTAGTTCTGGATCACAAACTGCCAAATGCTTTGATAGTTATATCACGGGGTTGGTCTTGCCTTCCCCTACAGAATTCCTGGAAAGGTACTTATTGACAATAGCTCCTGGCACTGTGCGTCGCCCAGAGCAGGTACTCAGTGGATAAACGCTTGTCTCTCTAGGAAGTCTTTCCCTGTGAGGGTGGTGAGCAGACAAAGCCAGCCTCTGACTTCCCTGAGTTGTCATGCAAGGCAGTGATGTCAACAATAAGCACCATGGAAATGCATAAGGCCGGTCTGGAAGGGCCCTCTGGCCTCTCCTAGCCCTTATAAATTCAGTTTCTGGGGACAACTCTCCACCCTCTGTCCCAACTTCATCCACAGTGTCCcttcttatatttaatttgagGCATTTGTGAAAACAGTACTTTTCCTCTTCACCCCCGTTGCAAAGCGTAGTACctgacatttaaaatgattgtCTGGCTGGTTGGTTGATGGATGAATTGCTTTGGCTGACAGATAAGCAGATGggtgaataaaaaagaatgaactgtgCCTAGGAGTGCCCTGGAATGGCACCTTCCGCAGGACACAGGCTTCTACATGTTCAAGGGGTTAAGATCCCAGTGGGATCCCATGACTCTATAGGGTGAAATTTTTTCataatcattttcaaaaaatgtatagcttagaaaagaacatatttataaatatgtgttcaAAACATGGCAAGACACCTCAAGGGTAACctacatttttgaaatgttcagtgtttttaattCACACCTGTATTAGAGGGCCATTACTTCcctaattaaaagcaaaatatgtttGCTATCACCATCCAGTATTCTTCAACCTTGAAGGAAGGTTTTCAAGAGAAGGCTGGGAGAGCTTTAAGATCCTGTCTAGAGCTAATCAACCTTAGCTACATGCTTGAGTCACCTGGGGAAGCTTTTAAAAGTCACAATGCTCAGGCTGCATCTCAACTCTATCACCTTAGACTCTGGAGAGAGGACCCAGacatctagtttttaaaaatttttgtcttcttaaatttttgttttgttttgttttgtgtggcATCCATATTTTTAAGGCTCCCCAAGTGATTCCCAGGTGCAGCTGAGAACCACCACTTTAACCCCACATGTGGCTGAGACTGGTGAATAGACTCGCTTTGCAAACTGGAGGGTTTTATGTTCCCTCTAAGAGTcaggtttgaaaccagccagtgTGCTCATGCTGATCCCTCCCTGTCATCTTGTTCTTCCTTTACGCTTCTATCTGTCCTGGCGATGAAGAATGGCGCGTGGGCTGTGTTCATGGGTTCAGGCGATCTATGCTACCTTCTTAAGAAAGCTGTGCTCTTTCCACTCCTGAACTTTGAACTGAACTTCTGTGCCTAAAAGCAGCTTCAGGAATTCAGAAAAGGAGGTAGTTGCAATAAGTCTTGAAGAAGTCACAAACTACCCTGCACTAGAGCAggctaacccccccccccccaaattacaGGAATGTTGAAAAATGACAAGCTGCATTCCGCCCTCGGTCAGTGATGTGCTCTCTGCATGTCCCCCCGCCACATACTCTTTTATTCTGATTATTGCCCAGTAAAAACCTCAACCACATTGTGCTTGGGGAGTTGCTCTCTCTCCAAAACTCCCTACTGTGATAGCTGTGAAACTGCATGCCTTCAGCCCTAACAACTCTCTCTCTGCTTTGGCAGTTTGGTTTCCGGGCCAGGCCATTTCACTGGATCATCTGGAAAAACAGTGTCTGGGGATGCCCTTGGGTGTGGAGGAGGGCACTGGAGGGCGCATCTCACCATCTCCTCTTCCATTCCCATCCGTTAATTCTTCCAGAGCTCCCGTAGGGGGTTCAACAAAAAGACACAACACCAGCAGATTGCAGTTATGTATTCAGTTTCCTATCTACTTACAACACGGGCtatgggaaggggaagagaaacacTGGAAGAGCTGCCTGGCTGGAGTACCTGACTTCTACATATGGTCCTACACACACTTTACAAAATCATCTTCCTACAGGAAAATCGGCTTCCACAGGGATAGCACGGGTTACAGGGGTCACATGGGCTGCAGGGTCCGCAGGGTCCGCAGGGTCCGCAGGGACCGCAGGGGCcacaggggctgcaggggctgcaggggctgcaggggctgcaggggttGCAGGGGTTGCAGGGAGAAGTGCAGGGGAAGCACGGAGACTCGATCTTGACACAGCTGCCGAGCCCGTAGGAGTACGTTACATCTTTCTCGTCCACACATGGCGGCAGGCTGAACTCTTTGCAGATGTTCATGTAGCTGTACTTCTTCGATCCGAGGCAGTCGTACCTGTTCTCCCGCTCGGCTGACACACATACCTTTCCATCCTTCACTCGAACTTTGACTTGATCAGGTTCAAAGCCACATACGTTCACCGATCCTAAAATGTTACTGCTACAGCAAGAGGAGGCCAGAATTCTATTCGTTGTTCTTCTCAGTCTGGAATTGAGAACAAGGAAAGGGTGGGAAAAAGCTCAGAACTCAgaattagttttatttctattcttttgaaaTTGCAAAAGTTAACACTGGTCTTtgtgaaaacacaaaacatacagaaatatataaagtaaaaattgagGATCCGCACATGTAATCACACTGCCCCACAGGTAAACCTCTATTAAACAGATAGGTGCTTGGCCTTCTAGATCTTTCTCTTGTATTTAAATCCCAGCTCCTCCTCTTACTAGTTATGGAGATGGATAAACTCGttaacctctgtgcctcagtttcctcatctgtaaagtggagatgatAATGCCTACATCATAAGGCTCTTGGAGGATTAGATTAAATTATGGCATTTTACTTAACTCTGTGCTTGGCACATTAGAAAGTCTGCTTAATGATTAcgatattcattattattataattatattatatatagacaaagctttttttaaaaaaaaatgggacataactaaaaatataccattaaaatctgcattttaaagatgGCTGTCAGCTTTAGAATCCAGCCCTGCTGGTTCATAGGACAGTTGCCACCACTGGGCAATCGCACGGAGACTCAGCCTTAAAGTTCCATCAAGAAACGACATGGCAGGAGAGCCccttcctggctctgcctccctgcctggctctgcaCCCCAGGGCCTGACTCCTCCTGCTGCTGGGTGGCTGCTCTAGGCTCTGGACAGCGGGCACTAGCAGAGGTCCAGTCGGCAGGGAGGGGCCGTGTTGAGCAGCTGCGGAGTGGCCTGCCAGTGGTATGCCAGATCGGGATGTCACCAGCTTGCAGGACCTGACTGTGCACATCTCTTCCCAAGTCCTTATTCAGTGACTTCATGTTGATAACTTGCAATCAATCATGGTCATGGCGGGGTTTTGCaccatggaaattaaaaaatgctacaaatcaggacCCCCTGCGGTCCCTgcggccccgcccctgcccacaGAGCTGGTAGTTAGATAGCACTGCCATGGTTCCTAGGCAGCTAGGTGCTGCTATTTGGCATCTTGCTGTGTAAATCCTTAGTAATAAGAAAAGCAGCACCTCATGCTAATTGATCATTTAGCATTCAACAAGAAAAGGTAAAGCAATGTGCCTAAGAACATAGTCTCTAGACCTGGAGTATCTAGGTTTAAATCTTGGCTCTGTCAtatggacaaattatttaacttctctatgccccagtttccccatctgtaaaactgaGACAATAATAGTAGCCTGCCTCATTGGGTTGTTGTGAGGCTTAAACTAGTTAATAATGCATGAAAGGTTTTTGcgatagtgcttggcacatggttaGGATGTTaggcttttgccttttttttttttaaacaatgtgtCATGGAAGGTGCTAAGCATGTTAAaggtataatttcatttaattttcacaataacttTGTGCTACAGTTGTAATTATAGCTGTGTCACCTTTTTACGCTGAATTTTGtttgtacatttatttctttttgttacatAAGTCATACAAATTCATTGTAGAAGACTAAAcaaaaatgtagaatatttttaaaacacctatAATTCCAAATAACACTTAGCATTTTGATGTTAGACTTTCTTTGGGGGATATGTGTGGAGGTGTTATTTCTATATACatctagaaagagaaagagagtttTGTGTATCTTCCTATGAAATCGTGCTATTCATACTGATATTGATCTGTACTTTTTACTTGATAAACACTAACATGGTTGGTTTAACAGTGTGAGTGTTCACTACCCTTGTACTGAAAGTTCCAAGACTCTTAGTGACTAATTACAAAATGATCAAGTAGCACTCAGTCCCAGAAGACACTGAGGCAAACAAACTACTTGTGTAATATATAAGGACTGTAATGGCCATTCAGCTCCATTCCAGCCCCCAGCCCATGGACCCTAGGGGTGTCATGGGCATGGCTATCTTCCTTGCCCTGCGTGTGCCAGGATACCCTCAGCCACactaaggagaaaggaagagaacttTGGACTCTGAAATCTTTCTCTCTGTGATGTAAGCAGAAGAACAAGCACCGTATCTGGATGGGCAGAGAATAGCTCACAAAGATGTGAGGAACCAGCCCAGAGTCCAGACATGGTATCCTTTCTGGATGGGTCACAGGTCAGAGCAGCCAAGGCCGAGGTGAGGCATGGAACAGGATGGGCATTGTCCGGGGGCTCTCAATAACCTTGCCTGGTGTGTACATGGGCTGAGAGTCAAACTTCTGTTCAGCTCAGATCTTCCCCTCCAAGATGAGAAATGTCAAACCCTGCCATGAAGATGGAGGCAGGCCTTACAAAGGAGGGCCAAGGACCCTAACAAAACTGCTAGTGGCCCCAACCAGCCATGGCTGGTTTAGGCAGGCAAAGCCTCCCACCCTCTGTGCGAGCTGGACCTGGGAACCAGATGGATAAGCCCAAGTCAGATCCAGACCCATCTCCTCTAAGCAACCTGGGTCCCAGAGTGCAATGTCCTGTATTTTCATGGTTGCATTACTCCTTTGACTCTGTTTTTGTCACTTTGGCTCCTCTGGCTCTGTGGAGGCTGCTCAGGGGTCTCACAAAAGCGAATCTTGAGAAAGTTGCCTAAAAAGTCTCGGCCAGGTCATGCTGCTGCTCATGCTGCTAGGTCAGTGGTTAGCAGTGAGGGCGTGTGGGTTTGGGGGAAATTCAGTCGCCCCATTTCACTCATCAGACTCAACTCTCAACTTGCAACTTGACTCCTGCTTGGTGATGTACCCATCCCCCCACACGGAATTTTCCCTGGCTCTATGGAGCTCTGAGCAAAAGGAGAATGCCTTCTATACTAGTTACCATGGAGGTGGAGCTTAGCCACGGTAAACATGGGCAAGTCGGCCCCTTTGGTTCTTTGCACAAGCCTCTTAGGAAAGCTAGGGAAAGCCAATGACAGCAGTGCCTGTGTCTGTCACTGTGTGTGACCACCTCTTCTCCTTGTGGAAGTTGAATTTCACCTGTATGTACAACCAAGCTCCTGAATGTGAAACATGCTGACCACAGCAATGAGCTATATAGTCAGCCATGTTCGCAAATATATAAATCAGAGTCAACTTGGTCATGAATGAAGTAATAAAGACATCAGTAATGCCTGTCTCTGCCAGGGAGCCCAAGGAGACAGGCCTCCCTCCAGGCTTCACTGGAGTGCTTGCTTTCCTTCCTGAATTTAGCCCCATCCAAAGACCCACTTGAACTTGATTCCTCCTTTCCATCACatcttttgctttctcttctcctttattcttcccttctcttctttccttcctgcctcttctctcttctccaggcTTTTGGATTGTTACTGAAGACAATACCACTCAGCAGGGAGCTGGGTAGCACAGCACAGGTGCATCTGACTCCCCTGCACGGCTGGCTAACAGATGGCTGGTCCCACTGCTCGAGTTTCAGATTCAGTAAGTCAGGGGCGGAGGTGCAAATTTGCGTTTCTAACAAGTTCCAGATATGCTGCTAAATGCTGGTCCAGGAACcatactttgaaaaccactgaccaGGTGGTTAAGCTCATGGATTCCAGACTCAGGCAAACACAGCTTCGAGTCTTGCCTTTATCACCCCCTAGTGATCACGACCATTGCCTCTGGATCTGTTCCATTGTCTCTAAGATGCCCGTGACAATATTGCCCAACGAGGATGTCACAAGGATGAGTGCAAGGCACAGGGTTTGCACTGATACGGAGTAAGACTTCTTTATCAGGCTGTGCCAGGCTCTACCTTCCATGGACTTGTCCTAAATCTGAGGCTTTCAGTCTTATATCATTAAACGATGACATcgaataaaataatagcaatgcaCTTGGCCTAGATGGGCAGCAACACCTACCCCGAGCAGCCATGGAGTGATGGGGTTCCCAGGACCATGGGTATGAAGAGGTTAGGATGAGAGGGGCCGAGGTGCCCAACTCACTTCCACCTCTGCATAGGATGTGGATGGAAACAAAGGGGCTCTCCCCTCTGTGGGAAAGCCAGGCTTTCACCAGCTAGAAAGCCCCAAGTTTCCTCTCTGCCCTTTGCACAGTTTAGCTATGCTCTGACCTCCAGGAAATTTCTCTGAGGGCTTAGACCTGGACGAGCCACCACTGAACCACAGAGAGCTCACCATGAGGCCCGTCGTCAGCCCCACCATGTAAGAGTGGATTCAATCAAAACCTCATACTAAGAGCTTGAATGAGGAATCaagaagagaaatgagaaggCAGATTTTTGAAGTTTTGATGATGCCCCTGGTGTGGGGATTTTTAAGGGAATTTTTCACTGATTTCAGGCCAACCACAGACACTTGGGTGAGCAGATAGAAATGGTCTCAGGATTAGTTCCTAGGTCACAGTCCAGGGTACAGCTGCAAATCAAGGTTCTTGTGTTCACCAGGACTGGTGCCAGGCATCAGAGCCACACGGGCATCCATTAATCAGAGAATAAACTCCTGCGGGCAGGACTGAGGAGGGGCTGGCTTTTGTCTGTTTCTCCAGTTTTAGATGAGAGGACAGGGAAGCCCACGaatggtgggggcgggggagggggcgggatCAGGTGCAGACTGAAATGAGGCTGATGGCCTGGCTTCTCACAAAGGAAACCAGCTGGGTTCCCTTAGTCCTAAATCCAGCAGAGGAAAGAAGAGTCGGGGCACTGCTAGTGCTTGGGGTGCAAGAGCTAATTGggtgaggaaaaggaaatattaaagaaactAACACAACAAAAGTGCTTACTTGGGTCTCTACTAAGGAAGACACCGCCTAAGGGTCCTTTGAAGTAGCTGCTCAGTGAACAATGGAAATAGATCAGAACTTctaggccacacacacacacacacacacacacacacacacgcatcagAAATAACATATGCTTAGGAATGCTCAAGAAATATATGGGGGGAAGTTGGCCAAGGCTCCTTGCCAGTTATTAAAGGAGAACCCAGAGACAGAGCAGATGGACTCTCATACAGAAAAACAATTTCAATGGGGTGGAGGCAACTATAGACCAGGGAGTCTTTACTTTCTCACTGGGCAAAGAACCTTCAGGACAACACACGCTGACATCTGAAAGGATATGTCATAACCAACCCACACCTTGGCATTCTTTGAAGGGGTGAAAGGTCATGTGAATATGAGTTCTAAACTCAAAAGGCCTTAGGCAAGATTTCACActaaagattgtttttaaaaaattgaatcaatATGATATTTCTGGGTCTATATAGTCATGAATCAGGAGCTAActtagagataagaaaaaagaggcattttatttgtagaaaaaaacATTAGCAGTGGGAGTTCTCTGGGATTGGGGCTAGGATCATGGCTTAACATTTTCACCCACATTCaggaaaattgaatatttaggTTTGCAAGTGACACTAAGCCCTTCTAGATAGTGAAATGTCAAGCTGTCAGAAATAGAGCACAGACATTTCACAGGGTGGTATGAATTGGAAGAAAAGTGGCTGGGAAGAGATAAAAGGGGGTAAGCCTGAGGTCATTTCTAAAATGGACTTGGAATTATTGGTTCAGAGATCCAGGAATTAATGTAAAGACATCAGCAGCTTCACATACTGCCACAGGCGcagaaaaaaattggcaaagacCCAGGCACTGTCAGGAAAAGCATCACAAACCAAAGAAAGCATTACCTCTTGTCTCAACTACATTGCCAAGAATTAAACTTAAAGTTGTGACTATGGCACACTAAGAAATAGGGATGTCCGAAGGAGTCATGAAGAGCCCAGATGGCAAGGGACAGAGAGGACTCTCGACCTGCAGAATCTGGGAACAGCGGAGCAGCCAGAAGACCAAGGCTGAAATGACTTGGATCAAGGCTAATCCAGTACTCAAAGGTATAGGGAGAGTGGACACAGGTCTGCTCACAAGGACTCCTTAATTTggactaaatattaaaaacagtccCTGCCTCACAATGTGAGCAATTTACATAACTTGATTCCTTAATAAGTATAAATTAACACTGGTTTTAAAACAGTGTAGATGAATTTATAGGTGATAGCCCCATCCCAGACTATGGGAGGTCTGTTGCTGACCTTGGTTGTCTGATGACCTAGACAATAAGTGTCCTATTGCCCTTTCCAATGAAATGTGACTATCAACTGTTGTCAAAAGACTGTAatctatccatctacctaccAACCTACTTATTTATGTATCTGTgcccatctttttaaaaatagtacatatTGGACAGTTTTTCTGTACcttgttttttcacttaatacaTCAATATGTAAAAATACTTCATCAATCCTTTTTATATCTACATATTATTCATATTCATAGATACATATTGTATATGTATGGATGTACATCATTTATATAACCAGGGACAGTGCTTTTACCCAGCTTTTTCATCAATGTAACCGACTAAATGGCATATGTAGAGTTAGAA
This genomic interval from Microcebus murinus isolate Inina chromosome 7, M.murinus_Inina_mat1.0, whole genome shotgun sequence contains the following:
- the ODF1 gene encoding outer dense fiber protein 1, producing the protein MAALSCLLDSVRRDIKKVDRELRQLRCIDEFSTRCLCDLYMHPYCCCDLHPYPYCLCYSKRSRSCGLCDLYYPCCLCDYKLYCLRPSLRSLERKAIRAIEDEKRELAKLRRTTNRILASSCCSSNILGSVNVCGFEPDQVKVRVKDGKVCVSAERENRYDCLGSKKYSYMNICKEFSLPPCVDEKDVTYSYGLGSCVKIESPCFPCTSPCNPCNPCSPCSPCSPCSPCGPCGPCGPCGPCGPCSPCDPCNPCYPCGSRFSCRKMIL